In a single window of the Burkholderia pyrrocinia genome:
- a CDS encoding branched-chain amino acid ABC transporter substrate-binding protein — MNRRNWLVWLAVCSIGTAAASAQAADPETVKIGFAGPLTGPVARVGKDLQYGAQLALDEENAKHPTIGGKPVRFVLDVQDDQADPRIAIQVAQKLVDDGVIGVIGHYNSGCSIPASAVYRQANVAMITPGSTNPQLTMQGFKNVFRTMGHDGIGGVVAGRFAVEQLKAKRIGIIDDRTAFGQGLADAFEKGVKDAHGSIVGREYTNDKAVDFRGILTTMKSNNVDLLFFGGLDEQGAMLVKQMRSLGIRAQLFGAGALKSNAFLKIAGNSGEGTQDLEPGPALDKLPSAVAFAQRYKARFNQDVELYAPFAYDAALAMIAAIRKADSVDRGKVVASLPGVSVTGVTGKISFDERGDLIKPPYTLFRVEQGQWHSIRTVGGASN; from the coding sequence ATGAATCGTCGTAACTGGCTGGTTTGGCTGGCCGTCTGCTCGATCGGCACGGCCGCCGCGTCCGCGCAGGCCGCGGACCCGGAAACCGTCAAGATCGGCTTCGCCGGCCCGCTGACGGGGCCCGTCGCGCGCGTCGGCAAGGACCTGCAATACGGTGCGCAACTCGCGCTCGACGAGGAAAACGCGAAGCATCCGACCATCGGCGGCAAGCCGGTGCGCTTCGTGCTCGACGTGCAGGACGACCAGGCCGATCCGCGCATCGCGATCCAGGTCGCGCAGAAACTCGTCGACGACGGCGTAATCGGCGTGATCGGCCACTACAACTCGGGCTGCAGCATCCCCGCGTCGGCCGTCTACCGGCAGGCGAACGTCGCGATGATCACGCCCGGCTCGACCAATCCGCAACTGACGATGCAGGGCTTCAAGAACGTGTTCCGCACGATGGGGCACGACGGCATCGGCGGCGTGGTGGCCGGCCGCTTCGCGGTCGAGCAGTTGAAGGCGAAGCGGATCGGCATCATCGACGATCGCACCGCGTTCGGCCAGGGCCTCGCCGACGCGTTCGAGAAAGGCGTGAAGGACGCGCACGGCAGCATCGTCGGCCGCGAATACACGAACGACAAGGCTGTCGATTTCCGCGGCATCCTGACGACGATGAAGAGCAACAACGTCGACCTGCTGTTCTTCGGCGGGCTCGACGAACAGGGCGCGATGCTCGTCAAGCAGATGCGCTCGCTCGGCATCCGCGCGCAACTGTTCGGCGCCGGCGCGCTGAAAAGCAATGCATTCCTGAAGATCGCCGGCAATTCGGGCGAAGGCACGCAGGATCTCGAACCGGGCCCGGCGCTCGACAAGCTGCCGTCCGCCGTCGCGTTCGCGCAGCGCTACAAGGCGCGCTTCAACCAGGACGTCGAGCTGTATGCGCCGTTCGCGTACGACGCGGCGCTCGCGATGATCGCGGCGATCCGCAAGGCCGATTCGGTCGATCGCGGCAAGGTCGTCGCGAGCCTGCCGGGCGTGTCGGTCACGGGCGTGACCGGGAAGATCTCGTTCGACGAGCGCGGCGACCTGATCAAGCCACCCTACACGCTGTTCCGCGTCGAACAGGGGCAGTGGCACAGCATCCGCACGGTCGGCGGCGCGTCGAACTGA
- a CDS encoding NAD(P)/FAD-dependent oxidoreductase, whose translation MANVAIVGAGFIGLGAAAWLQRDGHRVTLFDPAGVGHGASFGNAATFAPYGCVPVNGPSVFRNIPHFLFAADSPLRIRWPYLLRGAPWLARFLLASTPARHVRSASALAALLSRAADGYAPLLAPPRLAAFVRPRECLYLYARQASFDAAQPSLALRRRLGVPFELLDASAIRRLEPALAPIFARGVLFVGSWHFSDPHGFLGELFAHLATGGATLERECVARIEPVGDGVQVHAGGSVRAFDHVVIAAGARSRDLAAACGDAVPLDTERGYHVQFAAHEQIVTRPVGWAERGFYMTPLDEGLRAAGTVELGGFDAPMNRSLVALLTRSAREALPSLGAPTRSWLGFRPTLPDGVPVIGHARDSARVIHAFGHQHLGVTLAGITGRIVADLVAQRAPPLDLTPYRAARF comes from the coding sequence ATGGCGAACGTCGCCATCGTGGGTGCAGGCTTCATCGGGCTCGGCGCGGCGGCATGGCTGCAGCGCGACGGGCATCGCGTGACGCTGTTCGATCCGGCCGGCGTCGGCCACGGCGCGTCGTTCGGCAACGCCGCGACGTTCGCGCCATACGGCTGCGTGCCGGTGAACGGCCCGTCCGTGTTCCGCAACATCCCGCACTTCCTGTTCGCCGCCGACAGCCCGCTGCGCATCCGCTGGCCATACCTGTTGCGCGGCGCGCCGTGGCTCGCGCGGTTCCTGCTCGCATCGACGCCCGCGCGCCACGTACGCAGCGCGAGTGCGCTGGCCGCGCTGCTGTCGCGCGCCGCCGACGGCTATGCGCCGCTGCTCGCCCCGCCGCGGCTCGCGGCGTTCGTGCGGCCGCGCGAATGCCTGTACCTGTACGCGCGGCAGGCGTCGTTCGATGCCGCGCAGCCGTCGCTCGCGCTGCGACGCCGGCTCGGCGTGCCGTTCGAGCTGCTCGACGCGAGCGCGATCCGCCGGCTCGAGCCCGCGCTCGCGCCGATCTTCGCGCGCGGCGTGCTGTTCGTCGGAAGCTGGCATTTCTCCGATCCGCACGGGTTTCTCGGCGAACTGTTCGCGCATCTGGCAACCGGCGGCGCGACGCTCGAACGCGAGTGCGTCGCGCGGATCGAGCCCGTCGGCGACGGCGTTCAGGTGCATGCGGGCGGCTCGGTGCGCGCCTTCGACCACGTCGTCATTGCCGCGGGCGCCCGCTCGCGTGACCTCGCCGCTGCGTGCGGCGACGCCGTGCCGCTCGATACCGAGCGCGGTTATCACGTGCAGTTCGCCGCGCATGAGCAGATCGTCACGCGGCCGGTCGGCTGGGCCGAGCGCGGTTTCTACATGACGCCGCTCGACGAAGGGTTGCGCGCGGCCGGCACCGTCGAACTCGGCGGCTTCGACGCGCCGATGAACCGCTCGCTCGTCGCGCTGCTCACGCGCTCGGCACGCGAGGCGCTGCCGTCGCTCGGCGCGCCGACGCGCAGCTGGCTCGGCTTCCGGCCGACGCTGCCGGACGGCGTGCCGGTCATCGGCCACGCACGTGACAGCGCGCGCGTGATCCACGCATTCGGTCATCAGCATCTCGGCGTGACGCTCGCCGGCATCACCGGGCGGATCGTCGCCGACCTCGTCGCCCAGCGCGCACCGCCGCTGGACCTCACGCCATACCGGGCCGCGCGATTCTGA
- a CDS encoding PLP-dependent aminotransferase family protein — translation MASDKLSGERDSGEPVQAKRPTYVEVSSSIEEEIRNGTYPPGSRLPPQRQLATELGINVSTVSRAYKELQLRGLVIGSKRRGSLVTGGAMPSIAPARAWLAAGNGVIDLTVNRPATGEFLASLARTFGTLPNDPRFAALQEYQPPQGPDWARAAGAQWLAAPGFAPSSDQVVVTSGAQHGLYAVLNSLIGTDGVIVADRLTYYGLKALAPVFQFEIVSAPSDDDGLLPDEIERICQRMPVKAIFVVPNLQNPTVTTMSLARRMALVDIARRHHVTIIEDDVYGPLVRDRLPAIAGLCPELTFHIGATSKILAPGLRLGYLSCPRDSVALCAEAVRTTAWMPAPISMLIATVWIEDGTAERIMAAQLAEIRARVDLARELLPAGQLKSDPACMFVWLRLPPPWRADDFAANAKARGVIVMPSSTFAVDRAEIEHGVRINLACPATRDELVNGLRILSGTLKDRPRALFGSI, via the coding sequence ATGGCATCAGACAAACTTTCCGGCGAGCGCGACAGCGGCGAGCCGGTGCAGGCGAAGCGGCCGACTTATGTCGAGGTATCGAGCTCGATCGAGGAGGAAATCCGCAACGGCACGTATCCGCCGGGCAGCCGCCTGCCGCCGCAGCGCCAGCTCGCGACCGAGCTCGGCATCAACGTGTCGACCGTGTCCCGCGCCTACAAGGAACTGCAACTGCGCGGCCTCGTGATCGGCAGCAAGCGCCGCGGCTCGCTCGTCACCGGCGGCGCGATGCCGAGCATCGCGCCGGCCCGTGCATGGCTCGCGGCGGGCAACGGCGTGATCGACCTGACCGTGAACCGCCCGGCGACCGGCGAATTTCTCGCGAGCCTCGCGCGGACGTTCGGCACGCTGCCGAACGACCCGCGCTTCGCCGCGCTGCAGGAATACCAGCCGCCGCAGGGGCCCGACTGGGCGCGCGCGGCCGGCGCACAGTGGCTTGCCGCGCCCGGCTTCGCGCCGTCGAGCGACCAGGTGGTCGTCACGAGCGGCGCGCAGCACGGGCTGTATGCGGTGCTGAACAGCCTGATCGGCACCGACGGCGTGATCGTCGCCGATCGCCTCACGTATTACGGGCTCAAGGCGCTCGCGCCGGTGTTCCAGTTCGAGATCGTCAGCGCGCCGTCCGACGACGACGGCCTGCTGCCCGACGAGATCGAGCGGATCTGCCAGCGCATGCCGGTCAAGGCGATCTTCGTCGTGCCGAACCTGCAGAACCCGACCGTGACGACGATGAGCCTCGCGCGCCGGATGGCGCTCGTCGACATCGCGCGGCGCCATCACGTGACGATCATCGAGGACGATGTGTACGGCCCGCTCGTACGCGACCGGCTGCCGGCGATCGCGGGGCTGTGCCCCGAGCTGACGTTCCATATCGGCGCGACGTCGAAGATCCTCGCGCCGGGGCTGCGCCTCGGCTACCTGAGCTGCCCGCGCGACAGTGTCGCGCTATGTGCGGAAGCGGTGCGCACGACCGCGTGGATGCCCGCGCCGATCTCGATGCTGATCGCGACGGTATGGATCGAGGACGGCACCGCCGAGCGGATCATGGCCGCGCAACTCGCGGAGATCCGCGCGCGCGTCGATCTCGCGCGGGAACTGCTGCCGGCCGGGCAGTTGAAGTCCGACCCTGCGTGCATGTTCGTGTGGCTGCGGCTGCCGCCGCCGTGGCGCGCCGACGACTTCGCCGCGAACGCGAAGGCGCGCGGCGTGATCGTGATGCCGTCGTCGACGTTCGCGGTCGACCGCGCGGAAATCGAACACGGCGTGCGCATCAACCTCGCGTGCCCGGCCACGCGCGACGAGCTCGTCAACGGGCTGCGGATTCTGTCCGGCACGCTGAAGGACCGGCCGCGCGCGCTGTTCGGTTCGATCTGA
- a CDS encoding DUF4132 domain-containing protein: protein MTDRALAALLVARLTGTADHPRFTGTPIDLSTLDAHTLGTVWPALRRTEREIIQRDFAYDDPRAEFVRWLHGQIDALGLVPLVDADTALELFRDIPPGAWQRALQELPCLDALPSPALQAELARIAGEPEEGGLRAASAYGAYALDWFAGRRDFSARRDAYAQALADSPFRVRELNVLPELGPAALLALAATHDGYFAPKRLWIDFSDPAVTLAEDAAYVEFARDALTEAARQVAAIHAGTVPYQADRAFTTDDAQVVARAARVAAYRDEAWLRPLIGPLLTGVCVAPTAAKTAPSQSLAIALGHAVETIPTPESVRALRDALAAVRHAGVQKKLARNLKPAERALGERPHTALRMTLDAKPDNKQLAMLAACMEAGFWQPITLGHAEWRERLVDAPAGAAFSTRMIWQARGHDGTTLSFMPDVAKGKVVLRDAAGHACDIADDSDIRLWHPLLADADERLAWQRAIVGRALRQPIRQAFREYYVPEESDAAASDSAMFEGHVLSSRPLLGVARREGWSIRAYDDGLVREFGDVRATFVVDARLYPGSESHGTSRRLHVERRHERRWVPLPIGEIDRVVFSEVARAVDLLVSVSAFALDDDATRAATAAALAVDPVRQRDIDAERWQRLNRLSDLPLGVMARHRKHVLSLVFADAIAQGRMAIDERHVRVGAWSVHCATGRVTRDGEPVEPATEPPPSPLRAVPWLPYDEALLQRIVDVVAGLLD from the coding sequence ATGACTGACCGCGCGCTCGCCGCCCTGCTCGTTGCGCGGCTGACCGGCACCGCCGACCATCCGCGCTTCACCGGCACGCCGATCGACCTGTCGACGCTCGACGCGCACACGCTCGGCACGGTGTGGCCGGCGCTGCGTCGCACCGAGCGCGAGATCATCCAGCGCGACTTCGCGTACGACGACCCCCGCGCCGAATTCGTGCGCTGGCTGCACGGGCAGATCGATGCGCTCGGCCTCGTGCCGCTCGTCGACGCCGATACCGCACTCGAACTGTTCCGCGATATCCCTCCCGGCGCGTGGCAGCGCGCGCTGCAGGAACTGCCCTGCCTCGACGCGCTGCCGTCGCCCGCGCTGCAGGCCGAGCTTGCGCGCATCGCGGGCGAACCGGAGGAAGGCGGCCTGCGCGCCGCGTCCGCGTATGGCGCGTATGCGCTCGACTGGTTCGCCGGCCGCCGCGACTTCTCGGCGCGACGCGACGCGTATGCGCAAGCGCTGGCGGATTCGCCGTTTCGGGTGCGCGAACTCAACGTGCTGCCCGAACTCGGGCCGGCCGCGCTGCTCGCGCTGGCCGCGACGCACGACGGCTATTTCGCGCCGAAGCGGCTGTGGATCGACTTCAGCGATCCGGCCGTCACGCTCGCGGAAGACGCCGCGTACGTCGAATTCGCGCGCGACGCGCTGACCGAGGCCGCGCGGCAAGTCGCGGCGATTCATGCCGGCACCGTTCCGTACCAGGCCGATCGCGCGTTCACGACCGACGACGCGCAGGTCGTCGCCCGCGCGGCGCGCGTGGCCGCCTATCGCGACGAAGCGTGGCTGCGCCCGCTGATCGGGCCGCTGCTGACGGGCGTGTGCGTCGCGCCGACCGCCGCGAAGACGGCGCCGTCGCAGTCGCTCGCGATCGCGCTCGGCCACGCGGTCGAGACGATCCCGACACCCGAGAGCGTGCGCGCGCTGCGCGACGCGCTGGCCGCCGTGCGTCATGCCGGCGTGCAGAAGAAGCTTGCGCGCAACCTGAAGCCGGCCGAACGCGCGCTCGGCGAGCGGCCGCATACCGCGCTGCGCATGACGCTCGACGCGAAGCCCGACAACAAGCAGCTCGCGATGCTCGCCGCGTGCATGGAAGCGGGCTTCTGGCAGCCGATCACGCTCGGCCATGCCGAATGGCGCGAGCGGCTCGTCGATGCGCCGGCCGGCGCCGCGTTCTCGACGCGCATGATCTGGCAAGCGCGCGGCCATGACGGGACGACGCTGTCGTTCATGCCTGACGTCGCGAAGGGCAAGGTCGTGCTGCGCGACGCGGCGGGGCACGCGTGCGACATCGCCGACGACAGCGACATCCGCTTATGGCACCCGCTGCTGGCCGATGCGGACGAGCGGCTCGCGTGGCAGCGCGCGATCGTCGGCCGCGCGCTGCGGCAGCCAATCAGGCAGGCATTCCGCGAGTACTACGTGCCGGAGGAAAGCGACGCCGCGGCCAGCGATTCCGCAATGTTCGAAGGTCACGTGCTGTCGAGCCGGCCGCTGCTCGGCGTCGCGCGCCGCGAAGGCTGGTCGATCCGCGCATACGACGACGGGCTCGTCCGCGAATTCGGCGACGTGCGTGCAACCTTCGTCGTCGATGCCCGGCTCTATCCCGGCTCGGAAAGCCATGGCACGTCGCGCCGGCTGCACGTCGAACGCCGGCACGAGCGGCGCTGGGTGCCGCTGCCGATCGGCGAGATCGATCGTGTCGTGTTCTCGGAAGTGGCGCGCGCGGTCGACCTGCTCGTCAGCGTGTCCGCATTCGCGCTCGACGACGACGCGACGCGCGCGGCCACCGCCGCCGCGCTCGCGGTCGATCCGGTTCGCCAGCGCGACATCGACGCGGAACGCTGGCAGCGCCTGAACCGGCTGTCGGATTTGCCGCTGGGCGTGATGGCGCGCCATCGCAAGCACGTGCTGTCGCTCGTGTTCGCCGACGCGATTGCGCAAGGAAGGATGGCGATCGACGAACGCCATGTGCGCGTCGGCGCGTGGTCGGTGCATTGCGCGACCGGCCGCGTGACGCGCGACGGCGAGCCCGTCGAACCCGCGACCGAGCCGCCGCCGTCGCCGCTGCGCGCGGTGCCGTGGCTGCCTTACGACGAAGCGCTGCTGCAGCGGATCGTCGACGTCGTCGCGGGCTTGCTCGACTGA
- a CDS encoding helix-turn-helix domain-containing protein, translating into MQHTIEQASGLGGAIRAARKVRKWRQNDAAGRLGGSESVMVKAAGGAGTVRWGKVFRILQGLGVQIVIDLPDASGAPVERESARASRRADIRASRAAGKESAYD; encoded by the coding sequence ATGCAGCACACGATCGAACAGGCATCCGGCCTTGGCGGCGCGATCCGCGCGGCCCGGAAAGTACGGAAATGGCGCCAGAACGATGCGGCTGGCCGTCTCGGCGGTAGCGAATCGGTCATGGTCAAGGCCGCAGGCGGCGCGGGCACCGTCCGGTGGGGCAAGGTGTTCCGGATCCTGCAGGGGCTCGGCGTGCAGATCGTCATCGACCTCCCCGATGCGAGCGGCGCGCCGGTCGAACGCGAATCGGCTCGCGCGAGCCGCCGCGCCGACATCCGCGCATCGCGCGCCGCCGGCAAGGAGAGCGCATATGACTGA
- a CDS encoding PLP-dependent aminotransferase family protein produces the protein MKLYEKLADDIERLIRQGVYRHGDRIPSVRQASQQHRISITTVLHAYLLLESRGLLESRPQSGYFVNLRRDDSHAPVRELRPSKPIAISSSVDVSRLVLSTLRSIGTDDAVPLGSPYPDPSLFPFEKLNRYAYAAGRDKSLSGVTDGLPPGHPRLIRQIARRYLENGMSVDPNEIIVTVGATEAINLCLQAVAKPGDTIAVESPTFYAMLHAIERMGMKAIEVATHPEYGIDIAALAAIAKSQPIAACMVMPNFQNPLGFQMPDERKRELVEFATKAGMPIIENGVYNELYFGDTHPSSLKSYDRSGIVLHCSSFSKSLTAAYRIGWALPGRYRDQVEKLKFLNTLATPSLPQLAIAEFLERDGYEHHLRRLRKAYAQQANLMRAMVSRFFPEGTRISSPAGGYVLWVELPVQVDAMRLYQLALEQGITIGPGYMFSITDSYRNFIRLNYSSPWSPEIEQAVITVGKLAAACMK, from the coding sequence ATGAAACTCTATGAAAAACTCGCGGACGATATCGAGCGCCTGATCCGCCAGGGCGTGTACCGGCACGGCGACCGGATTCCGTCGGTGCGGCAGGCGAGCCAGCAGCACCGGATCAGCATCACGACCGTGCTGCATGCGTATCTGCTGCTCGAAAGCCGCGGGCTGCTGGAAAGCCGGCCGCAGTCGGGCTATTTCGTGAACCTGCGCCGCGACGACAGTCATGCGCCGGTGCGCGAGCTGCGACCGTCGAAGCCGATCGCGATTTCGTCGTCGGTGGACGTGAGCCGGCTCGTGCTGTCGACGCTGCGCTCGATCGGCACCGACGACGCGGTGCCGCTCGGCTCGCCGTACCCGGACCCGAGCCTGTTCCCGTTCGAGAAGCTGAACCGCTACGCGTATGCAGCCGGCCGCGACAAGTCGCTGTCGGGCGTGACGGACGGGCTGCCGCCCGGCCATCCGCGGCTGATCCGGCAGATTGCGCGCCGCTACCTGGAAAACGGGATGTCGGTGGACCCGAACGAGATCATCGTGACGGTGGGCGCGACGGAGGCGATCAACCTGTGCCTGCAGGCGGTCGCAAAGCCGGGCGATACGATCGCGGTGGAGTCGCCGACGTTCTACGCGATGCTGCACGCGATCGAGCGGATGGGGATGAAGGCGATCGAGGTCGCGACGCATCCGGAATACGGGATCGACATCGCCGCGCTGGCCGCGATCGCGAAGTCGCAGCCGATCGCCGCGTGCATGGTGATGCCGAACTTCCAGAACCCGCTGGGCTTTCAGATGCCCGACGAGCGCAAGCGCGAGCTGGTCGAGTTCGCCACGAAGGCCGGTATGCCGATCATCGAGAACGGTGTGTATAACGAACTGTATTTCGGCGATACGCATCCGAGTTCGTTGAAGTCCTACGACCGCAGCGGAATCGTGCTGCATTGCTCGTCGTTCTCGAAGAGCCTGACGGCTGCATACCGGATCGGCTGGGCATTGCCGGGCCGCTATCGCGATCAGGTCGAGAAGCTGAAATTCCTGAATACGCTCGCGACGCCGTCGTTGCCGCAACTGGCGATCGCGGAGTTTCTCGAACGCGACGGCTACGAGCATCACCTGCGGCGCTTACGCAAGGCGTATGCACAGCAGGCGAATCTGATGCGTGCGATGGTGTCGCGGTTCTTTCCGGAGGGCACGCGCATTTCGAGTCCGGCCGGCGGGTATGTGCTGTGGGTCGAACTGCCCGTGCAGGTCGATGCGATGCGGTTGTATCAGCTTGCGCTGGAGCAGGGGATCACGATCGGGCCTGGCTACATGTTTTCGATTACCGACAGCTACCGGAACTTCATCCGGTTGAACTACAGCAGCCCGTGGTCGCCGGAGATCGAGCAGGCGGTGATCACGGTCGGGAAGCTGGCCGCGGCGTGCATGAAGTGA
- a CDS encoding caspase family protein, which yields MLDPIAIANVEHLLRHHWTQLGRARRSLLVVASLACCGASAPLPARIALVIGNTHYTALDPLPNALADAKRLAKQLQQLGFALQPDSLDLDQSHLTAAVAAFGDRLRSAGPNAVGFFYYAGHAAQDEFGVNYLLPIDARARTPADVRTAGTPLPPLLLALEDANTPVNIVVLDACRSWYKSKGNPKDPKGLHDMGQHASMLIAYATRAGETADEGPGLSSSPFSRRLIEALEQHGGEPLVLLFDDVKTLVYTDTDAAQSPLLVDGLNASGRWSFASGTLESVPDKPKPNGAATISPFLASLDRAKLVAFFRGRESLADALLKRRDVLAKYAIDSPNRLAYFLGNIGHESGGFTVSNEKFGYSAADLRKNWSNKVLL from the coding sequence ATGCTTGACCCGATTGCGATCGCCAATGTTGAACACCTTCTTCGACATCACTGGACTCAGCTGGGCCGCGCCAGAAGATCGCTCCTTGTTGTGGCGTCGCTCGCATGCTGCGGGGCCAGCGCACCACTGCCGGCGCGCATCGCACTCGTCATCGGTAACACACACTACACCGCCCTTGACCCGCTGCCGAATGCGCTAGCTGACGCCAAAAGACTGGCAAAACAGTTGCAGCAACTGGGTTTTGCATTGCAACCAGACAGTCTTGACCTCGATCAGTCGCATTTGACCGCTGCTGTCGCCGCGTTTGGTGACCGGCTGCGTTCCGCCGGACCCAACGCCGTCGGTTTTTTCTATTATGCTGGTCATGCGGCGCAAGACGAGTTCGGTGTCAACTATCTCCTTCCCATCGATGCTCGAGCACGGACGCCTGCGGACGTTCGAACTGCAGGAACTCCTTTGCCACCACTGCTGCTGGCACTTGAAGATGCAAACACGCCAGTCAACATAGTGGTCCTCGATGCATGCCGCAGTTGGTACAAGTCCAAAGGCAATCCAAAAGACCCGAAAGGATTGCACGATATGGGGCAGCACGCCAGCATGCTCATTGCTTACGCCACTCGCGCTGGTGAGACCGCTGACGAAGGCCCAGGGCTTTCCAGCAGCCCGTTTTCTCGCCGCTTGATTGAAGCACTCGAGCAACATGGGGGCGAACCGCTTGTACTGCTATTCGACGACGTAAAGACCCTCGTGTACACCGACACGGATGCAGCGCAATCGCCGTTGTTAGTTGACGGTCTTAACGCGTCTGGTCGGTGGAGCTTTGCCAGCGGCACGTTGGAAAGTGTGCCTGATAAACCAAAACCTAATGGGGCCGCGACAATTTCTCCGTTCCTAGCTAGCCTCGACCGCGCAAAGCTTGTGGCATTTTTCCGTGGGAGGGAGTCTCTTGCGGACGCCCTGCTTAAGCGTCGTGACGTACTCGCCAAGTACGCGATCGATTCGCCGAACCGGCTTGCTTACTTCCTCGGGAATATCGGTCACGAGTCGGGCGGATTCACCGTGTCCAACGAGAAATTCGGATATTCGGCCGCGGACTTGCGCAAAAACTGGTCGAACAAGGTGCTATTGTAG